Below is a window of Congzhengia minquanensis DNA.
TGCTGCGGGGACAAACCCTGTCGGCAGAGGAGCAGGCAGAGGCCGCAAACTATATATTTTCTGAAGGGAAACGGTTAGAAAGCCTTTCGTTTAAACTGCTGGACCTGTTTGTAACAGGCAAGAAAAACCTTGTGAAAGCTTCCCTTTCGCCGGCAAAAATTGTGCGGGAAACCGTTGCCTCTTTAAAACCGATTTATCAAAAAGAAGGCGTTGCCTTAAATTGCAGCTGCCAGGAGGGCACGTGCCTTTTAGAGCCGGACTTGTTTTCCTCGCTTTTGTTAAATCTTTTGGATAACGCAAAAAAAGCCATGGAGGGCGAAGGCAGCATCCGCATTGAGGTTACTATGCTCTCCAACGGCTGCCGCATTGCGGTGGCAGACAACGGCAAAGGAATTCCGCCGGAAGCTCTGGCCCACATCACGGAAGCGTTTTACCGCGTTGACAAGTCCCGTTCCAGAAAGCAGGGAGGCGTTGGTTTAGGTCTTGCTTTATGTGCCAAAATTGCCGAGCTTCACGGCGGCACAATTCGGTTTGCCAGCAAGCCTGGCGAGGGAACCACGGTAACGGTGGAGCTGAAAGGAGGCCGCAGTTCATGAAACACAAAAACTGGCTGTTCGGCTTGGTGTCTGTTTTGGCCGTTGTTTTTGGTCTGTCCTTTCCCGGCATTACCGCCACGGTGGAAGACCAAAACGCCGGCGATTTGGCTGACTTTTATAAAATTACAAATCCGCAGCTGGCGCCGCCCGTTCTGCTGCCAGACGTTATCCGCCTCATTTCGGGCAAATATACCCGGGTGGATTTAGAATCCGGCAAGGTGCTGACCGAAGATGACGTTTACCGTGCAGCGACAGACGCAGCAGAGTTTTTGGCTTCCGGCGGCGCAGTTTCCTTACCGGAAAACGGCTATGACAGCTTTCAAACCATTCCGTTTCTGGCCGTTGCTTCCGACGGTTCGGCAACGGCGGTGCTGTGGCAGTGCGTGCTTTACAGCGAGGAGGATCCCAGCATCGGCCTGAGCTTTATCATGGATGATAACAGCGGGAAAATGGTTTCTTTTACCGGCTATGTTGCGCAGCGCACGGCAGTGGATTCGGCTGAATCGGTAACTCCGGCAAACGGACAAATTGAAACCGTTTCAGAGCTGTTTGCCAAATATCTTGGCTTAAAACTCACAGGCATCAGCACAAAAACGGCGGATAACAAAAATGGACTTTTGACTGTTACCGTAAACTACGAAGATGAAGACGGCGCTGTGGTGTCCGTCCCTATTATTGCGCTGGGTGATTACATGATGTTTAACAGTTCCTTCAATGTAAAAGAAAGTATGCTGTTTTGATGCCATTTGATTGCCATTTTTAAGAAACGGCCTGTTATGATGGAAGCACCAAAGAAAACAGGAGGATAAAACCATGACAAATACGAAAGAAACACAGCAAAAACATAATACAGGACAAGCAGGCGGACATCCGTTTCGTGCACTTTTGGCCGTTTTGGTGCTGCTGGCGCTGTTTTTTGGCGCAGCATCCCATTTCTGGGGCGAGAAAATGGGCTCTATCGGTGCCACGGTGAACACCTTTTTAAACACCAACACCACCACTGTGTCTGCAGAAGACGACTGGAATTTAATTTTGGTAAATCCCTGGAACAAGGTGCCGAACGGCTATGATGTGACGTTGAAACAGCTTCCCAACGGACTTTCCATTGACGAGCGCTGCTATTCCGATTTGCTTAAAATGATGCAGGACTGCGAAAAGGCAGGCCTGTCCCCTAAAATTTGTTCTGCATACCGCACCCAGGAAAAACAGACACAGCTTTTTGAGGACAAGGTAAGACGGCTGAAAAAACAGGGCTATGCCGAAGATGCGGCAAGAAAAGAAGCAGCAAAATCGGTTGCCGTTCCCGGCACCAGCGAGCACCAGTTAGGCCTTGCGGTGGACGTTACCGACGCTCACAACCAAAATTTAGACAGTTCCCAGGAAAAAACAAAGGTGCAAAAGTGGCTGATGAAAAATTCCTGGAAATATGGGTTTATCCTACGCTATCCCAACGGGAAAAGCGACATCACCGGCATTATATACGAGCCCTGGCATTACCGTTATGTGGGAAAAAAAGCGGCCAAGGAGATTACCAATCAGGGCATAACGCTGGAAGAATATTTAAACAAAACGAGATGATGAAACAGCCGGGTGATTGCACTCGGCTGTTTTTATTGTGCTTTCTTTTTGCCCAGCGCTTTACAAAACTGAAGCAAATTTTCTTTAAACCGAATACAGATAATTCCAACAGCAGCGGTTACGAGAAACATAACGGCAGACTGGGCAAAATTTCCATTCTGCACATTCGCTCCAACAAAGGTGGACGTAACAATGGAAGGAATCCGCGCAATGGTGGAAATGAGCAAAAATCGCGAAAGCTTTATAGGACTGACGCCGGCAAGGTATGTCAGCGGGTCTTTTGGTGTTCCGGGAATGAAAAATAAAAAGAACGTTACGCTTTCAATCTGATTGCTGTCGTTTAAAAAACGGAACCGTTTCATCTTTTCGCCAAACAGCTTATTGAAAAGAGGCATTCCCAGCTTTCTGGAAATGCAAAACACAAATGCGGAGGCAATTACACTCCCCAGCAAGCACACAAACAGCCCGCCCCACGTGCCAAACAGGGCGCCGCACAAAATTTCAATGGGCTCTCCCGGGAGAAACGCAATGACAATTTGAAGAATCTGAAGCCCCAGCACCGCAAAAAAAGCCGCCGGGCCAAAAGCGCTTGCCCAGTTTTGAAAATCCCTTCGTGACGCGGGGTCACATAATTTTTGCATATATGGAAAAATAAATATCGTAACTGCAGTTATAACGGCTGCAATGACAAAAACTGCAGCTGTAAGCCATATCCTGTTTTTGCCTCTGTTCTTGTTCATAAAATCAATCACACTCCACTTTTACTATTCCCCTGCAGAACGCTTGGCATACGCAGAACGAAGTGTTTCAAAATGTGAACTTTTTTCTTGCTTTTTTCCTTGAAATTCCGCGAAAAAGCTGGTATAATAATTTTTGTTGCAGAAATTTATTGTTTTCTTTAGGCGCACAATCCAATGCAGGCGGCGATTTTGGCTATGCTTCGCCCTCAGCGCAAGGGTTAAAGCATGTCCTTACACACAACACACACATCACACACCACACAAACGAACACACGCACCTTAAAAGGGGAAAGGGAATTATAGACGTAACGCAAACTTGACAATGCTGTCTTTTTTATATGCGTTGCCGCACCCCGGGGCACGGGAAAAGCCTCCTGCTTGCATGCGGCCACATATACACCGCTGTCTGTGTTCGGAAATTGGATTATGTGCCTAATGGGGATTAAAGGGACACACACAACTTTGTTTGCAGAAACCATACTGCAAACCGCTTTTTATTCAGGTGCGCGATTGCGCACCTGGGTAGAAAGTGTTCTTTCGTGCGTCTAAAGAAAACAATAATAAAAAACCAGACATTTAGCCGGGGCTTCGTAAAACAGTTATTTTGAAAAATGCTTGAAAACGACTGTTTTCAAGGGGCGGCGTGACGAAAGTCACGCCGTTTCCTTTTTCGCAAGTTCTTCCAAAGGGATCAAGCCGATGCCGTCATATTCGATGTGGATGTTCTGTCTGCGTTTGCCGCTGGACTTGTCGGGTGCTTCCACATAGATTGCCTTTATCAGCTCTCGCAGCATACATGGGTCGATTTCCTCGATGTCCACATATTTATCTGCCGTTCGGATGAACCTTTCAATATTTTCGTTCTGTCTTTCCTGTACTTCAATTTCCTGTCGCAGAGCGATAACCTCTGCTTCAAGCTGTTTCTGTTCCGCTTCGTAGTTCTGACTCATCATCTCGTAGCGTTCATCACGCAGATTGCCTTTGGCATTGTCCTCGTAAATCTGAATAAATAGCCTTTTCAACTCTGAGATTCGGCGTTCGTTGCGTTCAAGCTGCTTGCGGCTCGTCTGCAATTTTTCTGCCGACTCCAAGTCTGTCACGACTCTCCTTGACCTCTATACCACGGCGGAGAAGCTTCTCAGCGAAGTCCTCAAAGCTGACGGCATCAGAAAGAGCCATACGGATTTCCTCACGGAGCTTATCCTTGTCCGTTTCAAACTTTGTCTGCTTGATGGATTCACCCTTTTCTGTGAGGTCGGCATTTTCTTCATCCAAGGCAAGCTGCCCTTTTTTCTTCGCCCAATACTCACGCTCGGTCACTCTTACCTTGCTGCCGTTGTGTCCGTCCGGGTGGGTACAGACGATTGCTTGATGACCGGGGAAATGATTTTTGCAAAAGTCCTCGCCAAGCTGTTGTGCCATATCCACGGTCAAACCGTGGTCGAGTACATCCTTAGGGTCAAAGCTGATGATGTAGTGATAGCCTTTGACATCCTCTCGTTTTTGGTTTTTGCCGCATCGGAGATTGGCTCGGAGACAGGCAATCGCAAAATCTTCACCCCCGCAGTTGAGGGTGGTAATACGATAATCCTCTCTTTGGATAAGCCTGCCATTTTCATCCAGGGTGGCTTTCATGGTAAACTCATCATGCTCAAAAGCGAGATAAAGCTCGGCTGCGGAGTAGTCCGCATTTTTAGAGCTTATATGCTTGAATGTCGCCAACAGCATCACCTACCTTTTTTTCATAACTTCAAATTTCAGCGTAGCAAGGTCAGCGGCGGCATCCCGCAATTCATTAGCCATATCTGGATAGGGGGAAGGCCATTCATTGAGGTGTCGGGCAATCTGATTGAGATTATTTCCGACTCTTCCATATTCAGCGGTCAGCTTGCCGATGGCAGACAGCAGCTCGTCATTGATGACGGATGCCACAATGACCGGACGGATGGTTGCACCGGAAATGGCTTCACGAATAAACTCTGATTGGTTCATATCGTAAATTTTTAGTTGCCGCATAAACTCGGCGTGTTCTTCATCGTCCAAACGAGTCTTGACGATGTTGTTGCGTTTTGGCGTGTTGTTGGTTTTGGTCATTCGGTTCCTCCTTTGATTTTTGAAAATTCAAAATCGGCGGCAGCCGTAACGCTTCCGATTTGCTTTTGGGGTCCCCGCACAAGCCCAACGAAGTGGGTTGTGTGGGGAAAGGACGAGCGACGGAATGTACGAGCTTTCGCTCCCAAGCGGAAGCGAGGGATATGAAGTTCGTGAGGACGTGAGCAGGGTTTGGGGAAGGCACTCCCCAACAAGATTCCAAGAGGGCAAAATAAGCAGTAGGCGAAATTTGGACCCTTGGTAGAATCTTGCTCTACGCTACCCAGCTATATCGTTTTTGTCCTTTCTTCAAAGTCTCATTTTGATACTTTGACGCATCCTGCATATTTTTGAAAATGGGCAAAACAAAGAGCCGATTACACGGAACATCAAAATCGGCGGGAGCATAGCTCTCGCTTCAAACGATGTTCTATGTAATCGGCTCTGAAAAATCAAAGTCGGGTTCTGTGTTCGTACTGCTCTTGCCAACAGAACCTATGGCGTGGTGGAGCAGCTCGGCACTTCAGGTGTACCGATACCGTGTCGGGCAATCCCGACGTATTCAATAAATGAACATTTCGCTATTCAGTTGTGTGTGAATAAACTTTGCACGACATCATTATACAGAAAACAACCATTGCTGTCAAGATTTACATATAAAATTATTGCCATCGTAATTGTATCTTTTCTATGAATAGGAGCGGCAGCACTTTTTGCCGTCGCCCCTTAATTGCCCATCAGCGGAGTCGGGCACACTTGTCAACGGCGGGCAAAGCCCGTTCATCTTGACCGTTGACACGGGTGGTCGGCTCTGCTATTTCCCAAATTCGTGTCAGCGTGGCACAGATTTTCAAAATCGAACTTCTGACCAACTTGGACAGAAGTGGAAAATCCAACTTGTACACAGCCTGTGTCGAAGTTAAGAATTACTTCTATGCAATCTGCGTAGAAGTGATTTTCGCTACAAACCAAAAAGCAAGGCACAAACTTTTTTACGATTTGTGCCTTTTGGCTTGGTCATTTATTGAATTTGATTAGGATTTATTATTTTGTTACTTATAATCCGTTGTCTTATTTGCGACAACTAAGTAAAATTTTAATATATAATGTTTAATCATGGAGGTGGACTTCATTTGAATATTCAAAAAGAGTTTGGTCTGAGGATACAACAATTACGAAAAGCAACCGGAAAGAGTCAAGAAAAATTTGCTCTGTCTATTGATATGGACAGAACCTATCTTGCTTCGATTGAGGCAGGTAAAAGAAATCCTGCACTCCAGAACATCAAGAAGATTGCTGATGGATTGGAAATATCTTTGAGTGACTTGTTTCGAGATTTATAACATTTGGGGAGGTTATTAGTAAATGACTCGTAATGAACAATTAGCATCTGTTGAGGTTGAACGAAAGCACCTCGAAGAAAAGCTTAATCAACTAATTAAACACATCGGCAACATTCCAATTGCTAATACCGATATTATGCCATATGGTTGGCGCAAAGCAGCAAAAGGGCGTACCGTGTGGCGAATTGTCGAAGAAGTAATTAGCCAAGGTCTTGAAAGTCGTGTTAAACAACTGGGCTTTGATAGCGTACACACCGCAGACTCTGAAGTTGGTGTCTTTGACTTTAGATTTTGTTACGATGGCAACAAGGAATCATATGTTAATATCAAGTCTGCTGTATTAGGTGGTAGAACCAATAAGGACGATATATCAAAAGCGGTAGGGTTAATTGATTTTTATAAAGAAAATCCTTCAGCCAATTTGTATGTAGCGACGTTTGTGATAAGTTTCAACGATGACATGACAATAGGCTTGAACAAATGCATTGTATTCCCGACAGCATGGATACCGGATGTTTATGTGAATCCAAGCAATAACGGAAATCTTCAATCTTCTATGTACAAAAATCTGAGTACTGCTGTCAAACGTACACCGCAAGAGTTCCTTTTGGTGTTGGAGGAAGCAAACCAAGTAGCACTTGAAAAAAAAGAAAAGAAAAAGCGGGAGGTGATTTTGTGACAATTACATTTCAGCAACTGATTGACTCCTTCCTTTCTGGAGAGACAGAGGGAGTATCGGGCTCACAATCTAATCCCGGCACTTTGAAAATTTCTGGAAATTAACTTGTTCATTATAGCACACCCATTGCTGAACGCTATAATGACAAAATCATTTTCAATGTTTCCAGATATTCTCTCCAGACTGGACAACTGCAAAAGGAATTAAAAGCTTCAATTCCAAAGAACATCCGCATTGATGTAAAAAGAGTTCCTTCAGATGTGGCAGTATCCTTGTCTAACTATATTGAGGAATAACGAAAGAGCGAAGGTTTTGCCTTCGCTCTTTCTATTAGCAATCACTTAAATATTTTAGAAATATACCGTTTAACATATCAAGTTCCGCATCTGTTATTGTTGTTGTCAGCGAATGATAAATGTCCATTATTCGTTCACAATCCTCAGGCGTAATCAATGTTACATCCAGCATCAACGCAGAATTCAAATCGTTTGGCTGAAACTTTTCCAATCCATTTCCCAATTTCTTTCTATTTTCCCTCAGTATCGTTTGGGCAATTGGTGTAAGAAAATAACAAAAAATCAAATCTGTATATTTTTCGTATTCCTCTCTTACATAAATAGAGTGAAATGTAGTTAGTGCCTTGATTCCCATAATATTCCTTACAAACTTAATTTTATCTCTACATGCAGAACTTACCCATATAGGAGCTGGCTTTTTTTGCTCCATAGAATACCAAGGAGTTCGACCAGCCGGTAAATATTTTTTATTAACGCCTTCCTCTTCGCCATGTTTAATATATTTTTTTATGCTTTCCGTCAATTCCCCTTGGACATCCAACAAGTAGACAGTTTTGTCTTGTTCTGCCAAGGAGCTGAAATCTTTTTCCGTGAAGATAATCGATTTGACATCTGCTGATCTACAAATACACTTTGAGAAATAACTGTCCTCAATATCATTTTCTCGCATCTTACTTTTGTTAAAACAGTAAAAATCATTTGCTCCTGTCGCTATTCCTCTTGAAACTCCACAGAAGTTAGATAGATTCAAAAGATTGCTATAGGATACTGTTTCTTCGCGATAAAGGTAACTTCTCCATTTTTCATTAGGGTTAATCTCTCCATACTTAACGCTAAGATGCTCTTGGTTTTCCAATAGTATAGCTGTTGATTTTTCCAGTTGACTAACCGAGTCAAGATTATAGAATAGAACCTCATCTTTCTCTTCCTTGTCAAGTAGCAGAATACAACAAGTGGTGGTTGCATTGAAGAACAAGTCTTTATCGTTACTAAAATTGATGATTGCTTTTAGCAATCTTTTTTCAATCATGAGTTTCTTTATTGCAACACCATATTTAGAATTAAGGAATTCGCTCGGAATAATATATGCCAAGCGACCATTGTTAGACATTTGAAAGATACTCTTAATAAGAAATAATACATATAAATTTGTATAACTACTGTATTCAATTCCAGTATGGGAACATATATTTTCGAGTATTTCCGTTCTGTTTGAGACGGCTTGAAATCTATTATATGGAGGATTGCATACAATAGCATCAAATTGTAAATCCCAGCCATTTAATAAATAATCAGAGTTATATATGTTGGCAGATGTTGGATTTCCAAAGAAGTCCAAGATTTTCTTGTCGATTTCATAACCAGTTAATTCACAATTAGGGCTAATATCAGCTGCATATTGCAAAAAAATACTATTGCCCACCGCAGGGTCAAGAACAGTCTTAGCATTTCTGCATGCCCAATCGCACATAAAATGAGCAATTGCAGGGTTAGTGAAGTACTGTCCTAATGACTTAATGTGTTGTTGTGTTACTGATTTTGTATAATCAACTTCTTTACGCATTACGGTTTTATTCATTATCGTTATCATCCTTTATTAACACAATATGATTTTCGGATTGGTCATAATAAATCTTAAATTGTGTCACCCCTTTTTCTGCATTAAGGTTTGCTATTATGCTTTTGGGCAACCTAATTCGCATATCTTTTTGCAAAATATAAGTGTCTAAGTATATAAGTTCTTTCGACATTCCAATCCCTCCAGACTAATTTTAGTCTAATTATAGCACAAAACCAGTCCAGAATCAATATCCTGTGATAATATAGCCTTATAGCTTCCTCAGCCTGTGCAACACAAGAATTCATCTGGCGTACCCATTCAAGCTGATTACTCGCTTTCAGTTTCTCCACCACGCCGTAGTGCTTCATGAGCTGTGGCACGATAATCTCCATACGGCTCTCGGCTGTTGATTCGATTTTGGCACAATGCTCGTAGAGCTTTTCGGACAGTACCAGTTCGGAGAATAGGACAGGGTGTGCCAGTCGCAGATACTCTCTACGCATCCGTCCCCACTTGCCGAGACGGATATTCGGCTTTTCCAATCGGATGTCCGGAATGTAGTAATCACCACAACGAAGATAGTTCAGTTCTTGCATAATAAATACCTCCATAAAATTAAAAGAAAATGTGTTGAGATAAAAAATGAGTGATGCCAGGTCGAAAGACCGAGCATCACTCATTTTTCGTTGTTGTTTACCAACCCCGTCTGACAGATGCCGTAAATAGTTAAATTTGTCATTTAACTGTTTTACGGACACCCACCATATTGTCTGGTTTTTTCATTTTATGCCCTTTCTTGAAAAAGCATGCCAATTGTGGTATAATAGAGGTGTTTCATTACAGCAAGTAATTTGAAAGGGCGTGAATGTTCATGGCGTCGTTTACGAAAAAGGCAATTATCGCCTCGTTTTTAAAGTTTTTAAATGAAAAGCCCCTGTCTAAAATCACCGTGAAGGATATTGTGGAGGACTGCGGAATAAACCGCAATTCGTTTTACTACCATTTTGAAGACCTCCCCAGCCTGGCGGAGGCCGTTTTGATGGAAGACGCGGCAAAAATCGTTGAACAGGCCAAAGACCTGACCTCGTTTGAAGACTGCCTGACCATTGCCCTGGATATGGCGCTGAAAAACAAAAGGGCCGTAATGCACCTTTACCAGTCTCAAAGCCGGGAATCCTTTGAGCGGTATTTAAACAAAATTGCGGAATTTACAGCAAAAGAATATATTCACAAAATTGCCCGGGGATATGACGTTTCCTCCGCTGACAAAGAGATTATCATTCATTACTACAAGTGCCAGTTAATCGGCTTTGTGTTAGACTGGCTGAACTCCGGCATGAATTATGACATTCAGCAGAACATAAAGCGCCTTTGTGAGCTGTTTAGCGGCGCAACCCAAACCGCGTTTCTGCGCAGTGCGGAAAACGAATAAACGAAACGGCCGGCAAAATGCCGGCCGTTTTTAATGTCCGCAAATGTTCGACTCGCCCAACTTTTTTGACAGCGGCGCCATTTTCCTTGCAAGGAACGATTTTAAGAAAAATCCAATCAGGAAAAACGTAATGCCGTAAACCGTAAGTACACAAATGTCTTTCAGCAAATTTGCCGCCACAATGCCGCCTACGCACTCCCGCATGCCCATAATGCCATAGGTAAAGGGCATGATTTTATAAATCATTTGGAAAAATGCCGGTGTAACCTCAATGGG
It encodes the following:
- a CDS encoding DUF4368 domain-containing protein, yielding MKRLFIQIYEDNAKGNLRDERYEMMSQNYEAEQKQLEAEVIALRQEIEVQERQNENIERFIRTADKYVDIEEIDPCMLRELIKAIYVEAPDKSSGKRRQNIHIEYDGIGLIPLEELAKKETA
- a CDS encoding TetR/AcrR family transcriptional regulator, which codes for MASFTKKAIIASFLKFLNEKPLSKITVKDIVEDCGINRNSFYYHFEDLPSLAEAVLMEDAAKIVEQAKDLTSFEDCLTIALDMALKNKRAVMHLYQSQSRESFERYLNKIAEFTAKEYIHKIARGYDVSSADKEIIIHYYKCQLIGFVLDWLNSGMNYDIQQNIKRLCELFSGATQTAFLRSAENE
- a CDS encoding helix-turn-helix domain-containing protein — its product is MNIQKEFGLRIQQLRKATGKSQEKFALSIDMDRTYLASIEAGKRNPALQNIKKIADGLEISLSDLFRDL
- a CDS encoding TVP38/TMEM64 family protein, yielding MNKNRGKNRIWLTAAVFVIAAVITAVTIFIFPYMQKLCDPASRRDFQNWASAFGPAAFFAVLGLQILQIVIAFLPGEPIEILCGALFGTWGGLFVCLLGSVIASAFVFCISRKLGMPLFNKLFGEKMKRFRFLNDSNQIESVTFFLFFIPGTPKDPLTYLAGVSPIKLSRFLLISTIARIPSIVTSTFVGANVQNGNFAQSAVMFLVTAAVGIICIRFKENLLQFCKALGKKKAQ
- a CDS encoding TnpV protein, with amino-acid sequence MQELNYLRCGDYYIPDIRLEKPNIRLGKWGRMRREYLRLAHPVLFSELVLSEKLYEHCAKIESTAESRMEIIVPQLMKHYGVVEKLKASNQLEWVRQMNSCVAQAEEAIRLYYHRILILDWFCAIIRLKLVWRDWNVERTYILRHLYFAKRYAN
- a CDS encoding HsdM family class I SAM-dependent methyltransferase; the encoded protein is MNKTVMRKEVDYTKSVTQQHIKSLGQYFTNPAIAHFMCDWACRNAKTVLDPAVGNSIFLQYAADISPNCELTGYEIDKKILDFFGNPTSANIYNSDYLLNGWDLQFDAIVCNPPYNRFQAVSNRTEILENICSHTGIEYSSYTNLYVLFLIKSIFQMSNNGRLAYIIPSEFLNSKYGVAIKKLMIEKRLLKAIINFSNDKDLFFNATTTCCILLLDKEEKDEVLFYNLDSVSQLEKSTAILLENQEHLSVKYGEINPNEKWRSYLYREETVSYSNLLNLSNFCGVSRGIATGANDFYCFNKSKMRENDIEDSYFSKCICRSADVKSIIFTEKDFSSLAEQDKTVYLLDVQGELTESIKKYIKHGEEEGVNKKYLPAGRTPWYSMEQKKPAPIWVSSACRDKIKFVRNIMGIKALTTFHSIYVREEYEKYTDLIFCYFLTPIAQTILRENRKKLGNGLEKFQPNDLNSALMLDVTLITPEDCERIMDIYHSLTTTITDAELDMLNGIFLKYLSDC
- a CDS encoding M15 family metallopeptidase — protein: MTNTKETQQKHNTGQAGGHPFRALLAVLVLLALFFGAASHFWGEKMGSIGATVNTFLNTNTTTVSAEDDWNLILVNPWNKVPNGYDVTLKQLPNGLSIDERCYSDLLKMMQDCEKAGLSPKICSAYRTQEKQTQLFEDKVRRLKKQGYAEDAARKEAAKSVAVPGTSEHQLGLAVDVTDAHNQNLDSSQEKTKVQKWLMKNSWKYGFILRYPNGKSDITGIIYEPWHYRYVGKKAAKEITNQGITLEEYLNKTR